Within the uncultured Draconibacterium sp. genome, the region TCCGCGGCCCATAGCTTTCGAAGCCAACTGGTTATTTGCGCTATTCATTCCTGCTTTATTTTGTTTGATAAGGATAATTACCAACACAGATAAAAGTAAAATGCCAACGGCCAGTCCTGCAAAGAGTAATGTTGAGTTCATCGTTTTCTTTTATTTGTGCTTCAAATCAAAACTAAATTACTTATTTCCGCGATTTTCCAGCTTGCGAAAAAGGTAAATCGCCGATAATTACAGACGAGCGTTAAATATTAGGGATTGAACAGGAATTATTGTTTCTGCAGTTGGTAAATACTTTTTAATTTTAGGCTTTTGAATAGAAAGCAGAATTATGATCACGCAGAAAGAAATAACACTTCCCACATTTAGGCGCGGCTACCATTTAATTACCCGTTTAATTGAAGAGCAATTGCCGGATTTGCCCGAGAAAGGATTGTTGCATATTTTGGTAAAACATACGTCGGCCGGTATTACACTGAATGAAAATGCCGACCCGACAGTGCGCAGCGATTTTGAGAATTTTATGAATAAAATGATTCCTGAGAATGACCCGGTTTATGTACATACTTACGAGGGAGCTGATGATATGCCGGCACATTTAAAATCGTCGGTGATTGGTGCTGAAGTTACGATACCGATTACCCGCCATCGGTTAAACTTAGGTACCTGGCAAGGGATTTATTTTGGCGAATTTCGCGATTATGGAGGATCACGACGTATAGTGCTGACTGTATATAGTTGATAATATTTTCGATTATAAATGATGGTGTTTTTACGCACTTTTATTATAAATTTACTCTAGAATAAAATTTATGATTCATGAAAATTTCTGTTGACAACTATTCTGAAGAAGAATTACAGGAAGAGGGAGTTTTTGAATGGCCTGTTCGTAAACTCGGTGAAGAGAAAATGGATTGGTATTACGAGGAAACAGAGTTGTGTTATATTGTAGAAGGGGAGGCAGATATAACAACTGAGTTTGAGCTAATAACTGTGCGCGCCGGGGATTTTGTCACCTTCCCGAAAGGGCTTGAGTGTGTTTGGGATGTAGAGTCCGAGATAGAAATGCACTATTCCTGTGAATAATCATATTTGCTTTTTAAATATTTTATAAAGTTTGCATCCGGACTAACTATTGATTTAAATCTTATGCGAAAGATCTTATTATTGCTAGTGGGGATCATCGCGTCACTTGGTGCAAACTCTCAGGAAATTAGTAAAGAAACTCAGAAAAGGATGCAGTGGTTTGGCGATGCTAAACTTGGCATTTTTATTCACTGGGGAATTTATTCGGTAAATGGAATTGATGAAAGCTGGTCGTTTTTTAACGACTACATTTCGTACGACGATTACATGAAACAATTGGCCGGATTCACTGCCGACAAAT harbors:
- a CDS encoding secondary thiamine-phosphate synthase enzyme YjbQ, with amino-acid sequence MITQKEITLPTFRRGYHLITRLIEEQLPDLPEKGLLHILVKHTSAGITLNENADPTVRSDFENFMNKMIPENDPVYVHTYEGADDMPAHLKSSVIGAEVTIPITRHRLNLGTWQGIYFGEFRDYGGSRRIVLTVYS
- a CDS encoding cupin domain-containing protein → MKISVDNYSEEELQEEGVFEWPVRKLGEEKMDWYYEETELCYIVEGEADITTEFELITVRAGDFVTFPKGLECVWDVESEIEMHYSCE